From Thermodesulforhabdus norvegica, a single genomic window includes:
- the argB gene encoding acetylglutamate kinase, which yields MEEISPQDRAKVLSEALPYIRAFYGKNVVIKYGGHAMVEESLKDSFASDVVLLKYIGINPIIVHGGGPQIGNMLKKIGKKTLFRDGMRITDEETMNIVEMVLAGQVNKEIVQLIHRHGGKAVGLSGKDSQLIEATKMQIFRYQGDDRPPEIIDIGLVGEVRRINTDILRILEQSQIIPVIAPVGVGPAGETFNINADLVAGAIAASLRASKLILMTDVPGVLDKDGNLISSMTVSEALEMIENETITGGMIPKVRCAVDAVQSGVQKVHIIDGRIPHAVLLELFTDSGIGTEIVENEGKRK from the coding sequence ATGGAAGAGATTTCTCCTCAGGATCGGGCGAAGGTCTTAAGCGAGGCCCTGCCATACATTCGGGCTTTTTACGGCAAGAATGTGGTCATAAAGTACGGCGGTCATGCAATGGTGGAAGAATCCCTGAAGGATTCTTTTGCCAGCGATGTGGTCCTCCTGAAGTACATTGGCATCAACCCGATTATAGTCCACGGCGGAGGGCCTCAGATCGGCAACATGCTGAAAAAAATCGGAAAGAAGACGCTCTTTCGAGACGGCATGAGAATTACCGACGAAGAAACCATGAACATTGTGGAAATGGTTCTTGCCGGGCAGGTTAACAAAGAAATAGTCCAGCTGATTCACAGACATGGCGGAAAGGCCGTGGGGCTTAGCGGAAAGGACAGTCAGCTCATCGAAGCCACAAAAATGCAGATTTTCCGTTATCAGGGTGATGACCGACCTCCTGAGATAATAGACATAGGCCTTGTGGGAGAAGTCCGGAGGATAAACACGGACATTCTCAGGATTCTCGAGCAGAGCCAGATAATCCCCGTAATTGCTCCTGTAGGAGTGGGACCTGCAGGTGAAACCTTTAACATCAACGCAGATCTTGTGGCCGGAGCCATCGCAGCATCCCTCAGGGCAAGCAAACTCATCCTCATGACCGATGTCCCCGGAGTTCTTGATAAAGACGGAAACCTCATTTCCAGCATGACCGTTTCAGAAGCTTTGGAGATGATTGAAAACGAAACAATCACCGGAGGGATGATCCCCAAGGTCAGGTGTGCCGTAGATGCGGTTCAATCAGGCGTTCAAAAGGTCCACATTATCGACGGGCGTATCCCCCATGCAGTCCTGCTTGAATTATTCACGGACTCGGGTATAGGTACGGAAATTGTAGAGAACGAAGGGAAGAGAAAATGA
- the hslU gene encoding ATP-dependent protease ATPase subunit HslU, translated as MDKPLTPAEIVRELDKYIIGQQEAKRMVAIALRNRWRRQQVPEHLRDEIAPKNIIMIGPTGVGKTEIARRLAKLAQSPFLKVEATKFTEVGYVGRDVESMIRDLTDIAVNMVRAEEMERVRARAEELAEEKLLDILLPQSRRKNRAAPAAGDSAEVSEVQQVDSTREKLRKLLRDGALDERYVEIDVPDRSMPMIEVFAGAGLEDLDYNLREMLSSMMPRRTRRRKVKIPEAKEILIEEESQRLIDMDKVIRTAIERVEHSGIIFIDEIDKIAGREATGGPDVSREGVQRDLLPIVEGSTVMTKYGMVRTDHILFIASGAFHMSKPSDLIPELQGRFPIRVELKPLTKEDFVRILTEPENALITQYRALLATEGVELVFEDDAIEEIAEIAYEVNTRTENIGARRLHTIMEKLLSDISFNAPDLQGQTIRITRQYVRETLRDIVEDQDLSRYIL; from the coding sequence ATGGATAAGCCTCTTACGCCGGCAGAGATTGTCCGGGAGCTCGACAAATACATTATCGGCCAGCAGGAAGCAAAGCGGATGGTGGCCATAGCGCTGAGGAACAGGTGGAGACGACAGCAGGTTCCGGAGCATCTTCGAGACGAAATAGCACCGAAGAACATCATTATGATCGGTCCCACCGGTGTGGGAAAAACGGAAATTGCCCGCCGGCTTGCCAAACTGGCCCAGTCCCCTTTCCTGAAAGTGGAGGCAACAAAATTTACCGAAGTGGGATACGTGGGGCGGGACGTGGAGTCCATGATTAGAGACCTTACCGATATCGCCGTCAATATGGTAAGGGCGGAAGAGATGGAAAGGGTTCGGGCAAGGGCAGAGGAACTGGCAGAAGAAAAGCTTCTCGACATCCTTCTGCCGCAGTCAAGACGGAAGAACCGTGCCGCCCCGGCGGCGGGAGATTCGGCCGAGGTATCTGAAGTTCAGCAGGTGGATTCCACAAGAGAGAAGCTCAGGAAGCTTTTGAGGGACGGTGCGCTGGATGAAAGATACGTTGAAATAGATGTACCCGATCGCTCCATGCCCATGATAGAAGTGTTTGCCGGAGCCGGTCTTGAAGACCTGGATTACAATCTCAGAGAGATGCTGAGCAGCATGATGCCCAGACGAACCCGACGCCGCAAGGTGAAGATACCGGAGGCTAAAGAGATTTTAATCGAAGAGGAGTCCCAGCGCCTTATAGACATGGATAAGGTCATACGCACCGCTATTGAAAGGGTTGAGCATTCCGGAATTATCTTCATCGACGAGATAGACAAGATAGCGGGTCGGGAAGCTACGGGCGGGCCCGATGTGTCCCGTGAGGGCGTACAGCGGGATCTCCTTCCCATTGTGGAAGGATCAACGGTGATGACAAAATACGGAATGGTCAGGACAGATCACATACTTTTTATAGCCTCCGGCGCTTTCCACATGTCAAAACCGTCGGATCTAATTCCGGAACTTCAGGGCAGATTCCCCATAAGGGTGGAACTCAAGCCCCTCACCAAAGAGGATTTCGTCAGGATTTTAACGGAGCCCGAAAATGCTCTCATCACTCAGTACCGTGCCCTTCTTGCCACAGAAGGCGTGGAACTGGTGTTCGAGGACGATGCGATTGAAGAGATCGCCGAGATTGCCTACGAAGTTAACACCAGAACAGAAAACATCGGTGCAAGAAGGCTTCACACAATAATGGAAAAACTTTTATCGGATATCTCTTTTAATGCCCCCGATCTCCAGGGGCAGACTATTCGCATAACCAGGCAATATGTGCGCGAAACATTGAGAGACATCGTGGAAGATCAGGATCTCAGCAGATACATCCTGTAA
- the hslV gene encoding ATP-dependent protease subunit HslV: MGPQVKIHSTTVLALRHKDGAVMAGDGQVTLGDTVVKHGARKVRRMYHGRVLAGFAGATADAFTLFERLETKLEQYNGNLKRAAVELAKDWRTDRVLRRLEAMLIAMDRSDCFIISGTGDVIEPDDGVAAIGSGAPYALAAARALIKHSQLSPREIVEEAMKIAASICIYTNREFVIEEL, from the coding sequence GCTAAGGCACAAAGACGGCGCCGTTATGGCAGGAGACGGCCAGGTTACGCTGGGGGACACGGTTGTAAAACACGGAGCCCGCAAAGTAAGGCGCATGTACCACGGCAGGGTACTTGCCGGGTTTGCAGGAGCAACCGCTGATGCCTTCACGCTTTTTGAAAGGCTGGAAACCAAACTCGAACAGTACAACGGGAATCTCAAAAGAGCGGCGGTAGAACTGGCCAAGGACTGGCGTACCGATCGGGTATTGAGACGGCTGGAAGCAATGCTTATTGCAATGGATCGTAGCGACTGTTTTATTATCAGCGGAACAGGAGACGTGATAGAACCCGACGACGGCGTTGCAGCAATAGGCTCCGGTGCCCCTTATGCGCTGGCCGCAGCCCGTGCTCTCATTAAGCATTCGCAACTGAGTCCCAGGGAAATAGTTGAAGAAGCAATGAAAATTGCGGCATCCATATGCATTTATACCAACAGGGAATTCGTGATTGAGGAGTTGTGA